One segment of Niabella beijingensis DNA contains the following:
- the ruvC gene encoding crossover junction endodeoxyribonuclease RuvC has product MQTAAKIILGIDPGTLIMGYSIIECSRQKIRLHEMHAVKFSARLSNYERLSRIHEKVTELIHTYKPHEFAIEAPFFGKNVQSMLKLGRAQGVAIAAAMHFNLPVTEYSPRKIKQAVTGNGNAAKEQVWKMLQQILSLKEAPEYFDATDALAVALCHHYQISSPVKAAAGFKGWEDFIKKNPDKIRK; this is encoded by the coding sequence TTGCAAACCGCTGCCAAAATAATATTGGGCATTGACCCGGGAACCCTGATAATGGGGTACAGCATTATTGAATGTTCCCGTCAGAAAATACGGCTGCATGAAATGCATGCTGTAAAGTTTTCTGCCCGTTTGAGCAACTATGAACGGCTGAGCCGGATCCATGAAAAAGTGACCGAGCTGATCCACACCTATAAACCCCATGAATTTGCGATTGAAGCGCCCTTTTTCGGAAAAAATGTGCAAAGCATGCTCAAACTGGGCCGTGCCCAGGGGGTTGCCATTGCTGCTGCCATGCATTTTAACCTCCCTGTTACGGAGTATTCACCCCGGAAGATCAAACAGGCGGTTACCGGCAACGGAAATGCGGCCAAAGAACAGGTATGGAAAATGCTGCAGCAGATCCTTTCCTTAAAAGAAGCACCGGAATATTTTGATGCCACAGATGCACTGGCCGTAGCTCTTTGTCATCACTACCAGATCAGCAGCCCCGTAAAAGCCGCCGCCGGATTTAAAGGCTGGGAAGATTTTATAAAAAAGAACCCGGATAAAATACGCAAATAA
- a CDS encoding MFS transporter: MQTASKKVINGWAMYDWANSVYNLVITTTFFPIYFLAVTGSNSSGHKVDFLGRQFVNSSLYDYVLAIAYLFIAILYPILTSIADTRGNKKNFMRFFCYMGALGSAVLFFFTSDTLGLGVIAFMLAAMGYVGSLVFYNAYLPEIAAPADRDRISARGFSFGYVGSVIMQLVGFLLIVLMTDKGLATRLTFLLVGIWWFGFAQITFARLPQSAPVNKTRDTVFKEGFLEIKKVYQQVKQMPVLKRYLRGFFFYSMGVQTVMLAATLFGSKLLGLPDERLIISVVMIQLVAIAGAWYMSRLSARYGNIKVLMGVVIFWILICIAAYFTAVVAEGGGNGEYLFYGLAVAVGLVMGGIQSLSRSTYAKLMPDTKDTASFFSYYDFTEKLAIVIGIFVFGFIEEKTGSMKNSVLSLILFFAVGFFWLYAALVKQRKE, encoded by the coding sequence ATGCAAACGGCTTCCAAGAAAGTGATCAACGGATGGGCCATGTACGACTGGGCCAATTCTGTTTACAACCTGGTCATCACCACTACTTTTTTCCCGATCTATTTTTTGGCAGTCACCGGAAGTAATTCCAGCGGACATAAAGTGGACTTTCTGGGGCGGCAGTTTGTCAACTCTTCGCTCTATGATTATGTGCTGGCCATTGCCTATCTTTTTATTGCCATTCTTTATCCCATTCTCACATCCATCGCTGATACAAGAGGGAACAAGAAGAACTTTATGCGGTTCTTCTGTTATATGGGTGCACTGGGCTCGGCGGTACTGTTTTTCTTTACCAGCGATACGCTGGGTCTGGGCGTGATCGCCTTTATGCTGGCAGCGATGGGATACGTGGGAAGCCTGGTATTTTACAATGCCTACCTGCCGGAAATTGCAGCTCCTGCTGATCGCGACCGGATCAGTGCCCGGGGGTTTTCTTTCGGTTATGTGGGTAGTGTTATCATGCAGCTGGTGGGTTTTTTGCTGATTGTTTTAATGACAGATAAAGGCCTTGCCACACGGCTTACCTTTTTGCTTGTGGGTATCTGGTGGTTCGGTTTTGCGCAGATCACTTTTGCCCGGCTGCCGCAATCGGCACCGGTAAATAAGACCCGGGATACCGTTTTTAAAGAAGGGTTCCTGGAAATTAAAAAAGTATACCAGCAGGTAAAGCAGATGCCGGTGCTGAAGCGTTACCTCCGGGGCTTCTTTTTTTACAGCATGGGTGTACAAACCGTAATGCTGGCGGCTACGTTGTTTGGCAGCAAACTGCTCGGTCTTCCGGATGAACGGCTGATCATTTCGGTAGTGATGATACAACTGGTGGCCATAGCCGGAGCCTGGTATATGTCGCGTTTGTCGGCCCGGTACGGCAATATAAAAGTATTGATGGGGGTGGTCATTTTCTGGATCCTGATCTGCATTGCCGCTTATTTTACTGCTGTGGTGGCGGAAGGAGGTGGCAACGGAGAGTATCTTTTTTATGGACTGGCAGTTGCCGTGGGCCTGGTGATGGGCGGGATTCAGTCACTCAGCCGGTCTACCTATGCCAAGCTGATGCCCGATACAAAAGATACCGCCTCGTTTTTCAGCTATTATGATTTTACTGAAAAGCTGGCCATTGTGATCGGTATCTTTGTCTTTGGATTTATCGAGGAAAAAACCGGAAGTATGAAGAATTCGGTATTATCCCTGATCCTTTTCTTTGCCGTCGGCTTCTTCTGGTTGTACGCCGCACTGGTAAAACAACGGAAGGAGTAG
- a CDS encoding lysylphosphatidylglycerol synthase domain-containing protein: MKVNKNIKIFFNYFLGPLLFLWLCWSIYNQVREQEGLADSWEQIKASLTSSKIIYLVAVILLMLLNWMVEAYKWRLAMKSLQPMSLLRAFKATLSGVSFSVSTPNSIGDYVGRILYVDEGKRIKAVTLTVLSNTSQLLITVWVGLFSLYSLKDAIIHAKIVSPLWLDALLYVVAFGGLLLLLFYFRISWMAKWISRLPSGKKFSWSIEALEQFNATVLLRLLSLSITRFCIFIIQYFLLFQLFEVAIPFGQAWMGVSVLFLILAIIPTIALFTDLSVRGSLSLTILGLFNANQLGISLTSASIWLINLVIPALIGSVLVLGIKKIFKSKHESA, translated from the coding sequence ATGAAGGTCAACAAAAATATCAAAATATTCTTCAATTATTTTTTAGGCCCGCTGCTGTTCCTCTGGCTGTGCTGGTCTATTTATAACCAGGTGCGGGAGCAGGAAGGGTTGGCCGATTCCTGGGAACAGATCAAAGCTTCGCTGACCAGCTCAAAGATCATTTATCTTGTGGCTGTCATCCTGCTGATGCTGCTGAACTGGATGGTGGAGGCCTATAAATGGCGGCTGGCCATGAAAAGCCTGCAGCCGATGTCGCTGCTCCGTGCTTTTAAAGCTACATTATCCGGGGTTTCGTTTTCGGTTTCCACCCCCAACAGTATCGGGGATTATGTAGGCAGGATCCTTTATGTAGATGAAGGCAAGCGCATCAAGGCCGTTACACTTACTGTTCTGAGTAATACCAGCCAGCTGCTGATCACGGTTTGGGTCGGACTTTTTTCGCTTTATTCCCTGAAAGATGCCATTATTCATGCAAAGATCGTTTCCCCCCTCTGGCTGGATGCGTTATTATATGTTGTGGCATTCGGTGGCCTGCTGCTGCTGCTGTTCTATTTCCGCATTTCCTGGATGGCGAAATGGATCTCCCGGCTCCCTTCCGGGAAAAAATTTTCCTGGTCCATTGAGGCGCTGGAGCAGTTTAATGCAACGGTACTGCTGCGTTTATTGTCTTTATCCATAACAAGGTTTTGTATTTTTATTATACAGTATTTTTTACTGTTTCAGCTGTTCGAAGTGGCGATTCCATTCGGGCAGGCCTGGATGGGAGTGAGTGTATTGTTTTTGATCCTTGCGATCATTCCGACAATCGCGCTGTTTACCGATCTGAGTGTAAGAGGGAGTCTGAGCCTGACAATATTAGGATTATTTAACGCGAATCAATTGGGTATTAGCTTAACTTCGGCTAGCATTTGGTTAATTAACCTGGTAATACCGGCACTTATTGGCAGCGTGCTGGTATTGGGTATTAAAAAAATATTTAAGAGCAAACATGAAAGCGCTTAG
- a CDS encoding STM3941 family protein, whose amino-acid sequence MKEPIRIPISKRKTLAAFVGSLAFVIAGVFFISRPMLFIRSDDPTMIRIIGYICTAFFGLCAILLFLKLRDKKEGLIIDAEGITDNSSGIAAGRILWKDVRSIRVEEAAGQQFIMMEVKDPLLYLRQQKNPVKKRAMELNYQLYKTPVGITANFLTVKTEQLLQLLQTAFKDARSA is encoded by the coding sequence ATGAAGGAGCCCATAAGAATCCCCATCAGCAAAAGGAAAACGCTTGCCGCCTTTGTCGGTTCACTGGCATTTGTAATTGCAGGTGTATTTTTTATCAGCAGGCCCATGCTGTTTATCAGAAGCGATGATCCTACCATGATCCGGATCATCGGCTACATCTGTACGGCATTTTTTGGCCTCTGTGCCATCCTCCTTTTTCTGAAACTAAGGGATAAAAAGGAAGGACTGATCATCGATGCAGAAGGGATTACAGATAACTCAAGTGGTATTGCCGCCGGCAGGATATTGTGGAAAGATGTAAGAAGTATCCGGGTGGAGGAAGCGGCCGGTCAGCAGTTTATTATGATGGAGGTAAAAGATCCGCTCCTTTACCTCAGGCAGCAGAAAAATCCGGTAAAAAAACGTGCGATGGAGCTGAATTATCAGTTATATAAAACACCGGTAGGCATTACAGCTAATTTCTTAACCGTTAAAACGGAACAACTGTTACAGCTGCTGCAAACAGCCTTTAAAGACGCCCGCTCTGCTTAG
- the hemB gene encoding porphobilinogen synthase yields the protein MILQHRNRILRRNAAIREMVAETQLRASDFILPLFITEGNDVVEPISSMPNYFRRSVDKTVEEVKELWQMGIRSVLLFVKCDDALKDNTGKESWNPDGLMQQSVKSIKDAVPEMVVMTDVALDPYSEYGHDGIVDVKSGYILNDETVEALTRMSLSHAAAGADFIAPSDMMDGRIGAFRKALEADGFSGVGIMSYSAKYASCFYGPFRDALDSAPGFGDKKTYQMNYANRIEAINETLQDVAEGADIVMVKPAMAYLDIIREIANTVTVPVSAYHVSGEYAMIKAAAERGWLDEEKAVLESLTSIKRAGAALIATYFAKDAVRLLHR from the coding sequence ATGATACTACAACATAGAAACCGGATATTAAGAAGAAATGCGGCCATCAGGGAGATGGTGGCTGAAACGCAGCTACGGGCCAGCGATTTTATCTTACCCCTTTTTATTACAGAAGGCAATGATGTTGTGGAGCCGATCAGCTCCATGCCCAATTATTTCCGCCGCTCTGTAGATAAAACAGTGGAGGAAGTAAAAGAACTGTGGCAGATGGGGATCAGGAGTGTGCTGTTATTTGTAAAATGTGATGATGCGCTCAAAGATAACACAGGTAAGGAAAGCTGGAATCCTGATGGGCTCATGCAGCAATCGGTAAAAAGCATCAAGGATGCAGTTCCGGAAATGGTGGTAATGACCGATGTGGCACTGGACCCCTATTCAGAATACGGGCATGATGGTATCGTGGATGTGAAAAGCGGTTATATACTGAACGATGAAACAGTAGAAGCGCTTACCCGGATGAGCCTTTCCCATGCTGCTGCCGGAGCGGATTTTATTGCCCCCAGCGATATGATGGACGGACGCATCGGTGCCTTCCGCAAGGCCCTGGAAGCGGACGGTTTTTCCGGTGTGGGCATTATGAGCTATTCTGCAAAATATGCCAGCTGCTTTTATGGCCCCTTCCGGGATGCGCTGGACAGTGCCCCCGGCTTTGGTGATAAGAAGACCTACCAGATGAACTATGCAAACCGTATTGAGGCCATCAATGAAACCCTGCAGGATGTGGCAGAAGGAGCGGATATTGTGATGGTAAAACCGGCAATGGCCTACCTGGACATTATACGGGAAATAGCAAATACAGTTACGGTTCCGGTAAGCGCCTACCATGTAAGCGGGGAGTATGCCATGATTAAGGCTGCCGCAGAAAGAGGCTGGCTGGATGAGGAAAAGGCCGTACTGGAAAGCCTGACATCCATTAAAAGAGCCGGCGCTGCGCTGATTGCCACCTATTTTGCAAAAGATGCAGTGCGGTTGCTGCACCGGTAA
- a CDS encoding DUF3108 domain-containing protein: MKALSLFLAPFFVLFATGSKTTPAPSAAPVVAGACSIPNTAFQPGEKVGFTVGYSVAGAFVPAGTGSFYITMEKLNGRSVYHITGTGRTLSSYEWAYKANDTYETYVDVETFQPLKFIRNINEGGYKKYQNVSFNKSANTAISNEGVFKVPACVHDVVSSVFYARNVDYNSLKPGDKVPFSVFLDNEVFGMYIRYMGKETITTKYGKFKAIKIKPLTIKGTIFEGGEKMTVWITDDANRVPIRVESPIIVGKVKIDMTSFEGLKSPMTALVKKN, translated from the coding sequence ATGAAAGCGCTTAGTTTATTTCTGGCCCCGTTTTTTGTATTATTTGCCACCGGCAGCAAAACAACACCTGCACCATCAGCAGCGCCGGTTGTTGCAGGAGCCTGTTCCATCCCCAATACCGCATTTCAGCCGGGGGAAAAAGTAGGTTTTACCGTTGGTTATAGTGTAGCCGGGGCCTTTGTGCCCGCCGGAACCGGATCCTTTTACATCACCATGGAAAAGCTGAACGGCCGTTCTGTATATCATATAACCGGAACCGGCCGCACACTCTCTTCCTATGAATGGGCCTATAAAGCCAATGACACTTATGAGACCTATGTAGATGTAGAAACATTTCAGCCATTGAAATTCATCCGCAATATTAATGAAGGGGGGTATAAAAAATATCAGAATGTGAGCTTTAATAAATCCGCCAACACAGCGATCAGCAATGAGGGGGTGTTTAAAGTTCCGGCCTGTGTGCACGATGTGGTCAGCTCTGTGTTTTATGCCCGTAATGTGGACTATAACAGCCTGAAACCCGGCGACAAAGTGCCTTTCAGCGTTTTCCTGGACAATGAGGTCTTTGGTATGTATATCCGGTATATGGGCAAGGAAACCATCACTACCAAATACGGAAAATTCAAAGCCATAAAGATCAAACCCCTTACGATCAAAGGAACCATTTTTGAGGGAGGTGAAAAGATGACGGTATGGATAACCGATGATGCCAACCGGGTACCCATACGGGTGGAAAGTCCAATTATAGTAGGTAAGGTGAAGATCGATATGACCAGCTTTGAAGGACTGAAGAGCCCGATGACAGCACTGGTTAAAAAGAATTAA
- a CDS encoding MBL fold metallo-hydrolase, whose protein sequence is MNLYTINCGHFKLDGGAMFGVVPKSIWNGLNPADANNMCSWATRSLLIEDGQRLILVDCGMGDKQSEKFFGYYYLHGDDDLDKSLAQCGFHRDDITDVFLTHLHFDHCGGAIKKENDRLVPAFRNAVYWSNEAHWDWAIHPNPREKASFLKENILPIQESGQLQLVSGKKEVAGMLETAPFLEGFDIRFASGHTESMMLPQVQYKGRTIVFMADLLPSPGHIPLPYVMAYDTRPLITMTEKEAFLKEALEKEYVLFFEHDPQQECCTLKETERGIRPDRFFKLEEL, encoded by the coding sequence ATGAATCTGTATACGATCAATTGCGGACATTTTAAACTGGATGGTGGTGCCATGTTCGGAGTGGTGCCCAAAAGCATCTGGAACGGATTGAACCCGGCAGATGCCAATAATATGTGCAGCTGGGCTACCCGCAGTCTGCTGATCGAAGATGGACAGCGCCTGATATTGGTGGACTGTGGAATGGGGGATAAACAGAGTGAGAAATTTTTTGGCTATTATTACCTCCACGGTGATGACGATCTGGATAAATCGCTGGCACAATGCGGATTTCACCGCGATGATATTACGGATGTATTTTTAACACACCTGCATTTCGATCATTGCGGCGGTGCTATAAAAAAGGAGAACGACCGGCTGGTACCGGCATTCAGAAATGCTGTTTACTGGAGCAATGAAGCGCATTGGGACTGGGCCATACACCCCAATCCGCGTGAAAAAGCTTCTTTCCTGAAAGAGAACATCCTTCCGATACAGGAGAGCGGACAACTGCAGCTTGTTTCCGGCAAAAAAGAAGTGGCCGGCATGCTTGAAACAGCCCCGTTCCTGGAAGGGTTCGACATCCGGTTTGCAAGTGGCCATACCGAATCGATGATGCTGCCCCAGGTGCAGTATAAAGGACGGACCATCGTGTTTATGGCAGACCTGCTGCCTTCACCGGGTCATATTCCGCTGCCCTATGTGATGGCATATGATACCCGCCCGCTGATCACCATGACCGAGAAAGAAGCTTTTTTAAAGGAAGCCCTGGAAAAAGAATACGTCCTGTTCTTTGAGCACGATCCGCAACAGGAATGTTGTACGCTAAAGGAAACAGAGCGGGGAATACGGCCGGACCGGTTTTTTAAACTGGAGGAGTTATAG